A DNA window from Mucilaginibacter xinganensis contains the following coding sequences:
- a CDS encoding BamA/TamA family outer membrane protein produces the protein MKFFLSLGIFIVSILLAAQLSAQQNPVILKRIPVGRKVGVIKDTVTIDTLSSNNKVSIRDQKDIGDVLTKLFHSKPSPEVDSITSKPEISLAPAIGYTLLSRFALVLSGNAIFKTGPQSRISTVIASASYTQNKQLILPVQTNIWSKDNRYNFVGEYQYYKYPQSTYGLGSNSNIKNADPMDYSYFKFYQTALRRIAGNLYAGLGFIFGTHWNISDKGDINGAIPDYAVYGKASHTVASGLTFNMLLDSRDNAINPLKGGYAAIQYRDNYSFLGSTTPWRSLIIDLRKYFRLSDNSDNVLAFWSYNWLILSGRPGYLDLPSTQWDGNSATGRGYIQGRFRGAQMVYLESEYRFKITRNGLLGGVLFLNGESFSAAPGTSLQRIQPGYGPGLRLKLNKKSNTNITIDYGFGRQGSNGLFIDVGEAF, from the coding sequence ATGAAGTTTTTTCTATCGTTAGGTATTTTTATTGTTTCTATATTGTTGGCGGCGCAGCTATCTGCACAGCAAAACCCGGTGATTTTAAAGAGAATTCCTGTCGGGCGCAAAGTTGGAGTAATAAAAGATACTGTTACGATTGATACGTTAAGCAGTAATAACAAAGTCAGCATTCGTGATCAAAAAGACATCGGCGATGTATTAACCAAGCTATTTCACAGCAAACCAAGTCCAGAGGTTGATTCAATTACATCTAAGCCCGAAATTTCATTAGCTCCCGCAATAGGCTATACCTTATTATCCAGATTTGCACTGGTGCTTTCGGGGAATGCTATTTTTAAAACGGGTCCACAATCTCGGATCTCAACGGTTATCGCAAGCGCGTCATATACACAAAACAAGCAGTTGATATTACCTGTTCAAACCAATATTTGGAGTAAGGACAACAGATATAATTTTGTGGGCGAATATCAATATTATAAATACCCGCAAAGCACATACGGACTCGGCAGTAATTCAAATATTAAGAATGCAGATCCGATGGATTATTCTTATTTTAAATTTTATCAAACTGCCCTGAGGCGTATAGCAGGTAATTTGTATGCCGGGCTTGGTTTCATATTTGGCACACACTGGAATATTTCTGATAAGGGTGATATAAATGGCGCGATACCGGACTATGCTGTTTACGGAAAAGCTTCACACACGGTAGCCTCAGGGCTAACCTTTAATATGCTGCTTGATTCAAGGGATAATGCGATAAACCCATTAAAAGGCGGCTATGCAGCCATCCAATACCGCGACAATTATAGCTTTTTGGGAAGCACCACGCCGTGGCGTTCACTGATCATTGATTTACGCAAGTATTTCAGGCTTTCTGATAATTCAGATAACGTGCTGGCATTTTGGAGTTATAACTGGTTGATATTAAGCGGCAGGCCCGGATATCTTGATTTACCAAGTACGCAGTGGGATGGCAATTCCGCCACCGGCAGGGGATATATCCAGGGCAGGTTTCGCGGGGCGCAGATGGTGTACCTGGAGAGTGAGTACCGGTTTAAAATTACCAGGAACGGCTTGCTTGGCGGTGTGTTGTTTTTAAACGGAGAATCGTTTTCTGCAGCGCCGGGAACCAGTTTACAACGCATCCAGCCTGGCTACGGGCCCGGCTTGCGTTTAAAACTCAATAAAAAGTCAAATACCAATATTACAATTGACTATGGCTTTGGCCGGCAAGGGTCAAACGGGTTATTTATTGACGTTGGCGAGGCCTTTTAG
- a CDS encoding ABC transporter permease, with protein MIKSYFKIAWRNIIRHKSFSFINIGGLSIGIAACLLISLYVHYQLSYDGYQVKKDRIIRITNLMHTPENDNVNMALTPALLASALNHNYPEVETAVRFEPDGGIMKVNNQLFREDNVYKADANIFNVFTFKFAAGDPFQALRDPSSMVISETLAKKYFTSGDAIGKSINHNGKTYRVSAVFYDLPENSDMKISALFAGDYSKVTTWLADDFSVYTFVLFKQKPDLTAFENKLAKISKQQIQPELNKIGAVKYSMKFNTEYLAGVHFSEGKLGDVVKGDKQLVYIFSALSIVILVIALLNYINLSTARAAERAKEVGVRKVNGAVQSSLVGQFLFESFFVTLIALVIAIALTIIMLPFLNTLLQINISFWSSLISFLVICGLVLASSLLTGLYPAFVLSAFQPITALKGNFKHVAKGITMRKVITVTQFVIATVMIAGAFIMNRQINYVRNRSLGYDKNQVLSISLPSDSVALLRVTPFNNALRQLSQVKGTSVQNGLSIINGIQAKSTTMIKSNGTKRELMSNYFSVDDKFIPILNMKLAAGRNFSESMATDKKEGFIVNEAFVKQVGWSNPIGQPIEGFDHKGYVVGVVKNFNYESMHSPIAPLVMVYTTFRPSSVLVKINPNNLQLVKNTWQTYFPDVPFTFEFMDSAFNIVYQKDVTSIKLFNYFTILSIVLACLGLYGLAHLMATQRTKEIGIRKVLGAAVNRLIILLVKDFVKLIAIAAILAIPATWLIMNKWLTLYAYHININWWLLVTPVFMILLISILVISYQTIKVAVTNPVKSLKSE; from the coding sequence ATGATAAAAAGCTATTTTAAAATCGCCTGGCGTAATATTATCCGTCATAAAAGTTTTTCATTCATCAATATCGGCGGTTTGTCAATAGGTATTGCGGCATGTCTTCTTATCTCATTGTATGTGCACTACCAGCTAAGTTATGATGGGTATCAAGTAAAAAAAGACAGGATAATTCGCATCACCAACTTGATGCATACGCCCGAAAATGATAATGTTAACATGGCGTTAACGCCTGCGCTGTTGGCTTCAGCATTAAATCATAACTATCCAGAGGTAGAAACTGCTGTACGCTTTGAGCCGGACGGCGGTATAATGAAGGTGAATAATCAATTGTTCAGAGAGGATAATGTTTATAAAGCAGATGCCAATATATTTAACGTTTTTACTTTCAAATTTGCAGCAGGCGATCCTTTTCAGGCGCTTCGCGACCCAAGCAGTATGGTGATAAGTGAAACGCTGGCGAAAAAATATTTCACCAGCGGCGATGCTATTGGCAAAAGCATTAACCATAATGGCAAAACTTACCGGGTATCAGCCGTGTTTTATGATTTGCCGGAAAATTCAGACATGAAAATCAGCGCCCTTTTTGCAGGCGACTATTCAAAAGTAACAACCTGGCTGGCCGATGATTTTTCAGTTTACACTTTTGTGCTTTTTAAACAAAAACCTGATTTAACAGCTTTTGAAAACAAGCTGGCGAAGATCTCTAAACAGCAGATCCAGCCGGAGTTAAATAAAATAGGTGCGGTAAAATACTCCATGAAATTTAACACGGAGTATTTGGCCGGTGTGCATTTTAGCGAGGGGAAATTAGGCGACGTTGTGAAAGGCGATAAACAGCTGGTTTATATTTTCTCGGCGTTATCAATAGTAATATTGGTAATCGCGTTGCTAAATTATATCAATCTGTCAACCGCCAGGGCTGCCGAAAGGGCAAAGGAAGTAGGGGTACGAAAAGTGAACGGTGCAGTTCAATCAAGCCTTGTGGGTCAGTTTTTGTTCGAGTCTTTTTTTGTTACCCTAATTGCACTGGTCATAGCCATTGCTTTAACAATAATAATGTTGCCGTTTTTAAATACCCTGCTTCAAATCAACATCTCTTTCTGGAGTTCGTTGATTAGTTTCCTTGTTATTTGCGGACTGGTTTTAGCCTCATCGTTATTAACAGGCTTATACCCGGCATTCGTATTGTCAGCTTTTCAGCCCATCACTGCCTTAAAGGGAAATTTTAAACATGTAGCAAAGGGGATAACTATGAGGAAAGTTATTACTGTTACCCAGTTTGTAATAGCAACGGTTATGATAGCGGGGGCATTCATTATGAACCGCCAGATAAATTACGTCCGGAACAGGTCATTGGGTTATGATAAAAACCAGGTATTAAGTATATCGCTGCCTTCAGATTCAGTGGCATTGCTGCGGGTTACGCCCTTTAATAATGCACTTCGGCAATTGAGCCAGGTAAAAGGCACCTCCGTTCAAAATGGGCTGTCAATAATTAACGGTATCCAGGCTAAGTCAACCACTATGATTAAATCAAATGGTACTAAGCGGGAATTAATGTCAAATTACTTTTCTGTTGATGATAAATTTATCCCCATACTGAATATGAAGCTTGCTGCCGGCAGAAATTTTTCAGAAAGTATGGCCACCGATAAAAAGGAAGGTTTTATTGTAAACGAGGCATTTGTAAAGCAGGTAGGGTGGAGCAATCCAATAGGCCAGCCTATAGAAGGATTTGATCATAAAGGATATGTAGTGGGTGTAGTTAAGAATTTTAATTACGAATCTATGCACAGTCCAATTGCACCGTTGGTAATGGTTTATACTACCTTTCGGCCTTCATCTGTTTTAGTAAAAATAAATCCAAATAACCTCCAACTGGTAAAAAATACATGGCAGACCTATTTTCCCGACGTGCCTTTTACTTTTGAGTTTATGGATAGCGCATTTAATATTGTTTATCAAAAGGATGTAACCAGTATTAAACTGTTTAACTACTTTACCATCCTTTCAATTGTTTTAGCCTGCCTGGGGTTGTACGGGCTTGCTCACCTAATGGCAACTCAGCGTACCAAAGAAATCGGGATCCGTAAGGTATTGGGCGCCGCAGTAAACCGGTTAATTATTTTGCTCGTAAAAGATTTTGTAAAGTTGATAGCTATAGCGGCTATTTTAGCCATTCCGGCCACCTGGCTCATAATGAACAAGTGGCTTACTTTATATGCTTATCACATTAATATCAATTGGTGGCTACTGGTTACACCTGTTTTTATGATCCTGCTCATTTCAATTTTGGTGATAAGTTATCAAACCATAAAAGTAGCGGTTACAAACCCGGTAAAAAGCTTAAAGAGCGAATGA
- a CDS encoding response regulator, with the protein MAKKILLVEDNQDILNILKELLELEGYEVTGLNYTDSITKSIAQFAPDLVMLDFLLERINGGELCHEIKTTKETSAIPVIMLSAYPRVLDSLGNYGSDAFIAKPFDIAEVLKTVKECIEASMAHA; encoded by the coding sequence ATGGCAAAAAAAATCCTATTGGTAGAAGATAACCAGGATATCTTAAATATACTTAAAGAGCTTCTTGAACTGGAAGGATACGAGGTAACAGGGCTAAATTACACTGATTCCATAACAAAGAGCATTGCTCAATTCGCTCCCGACCTTGTAATGCTTGATTTTTTATTGGAAAGAATAAATGGCGGAGAACTTTGCCATGAAATCAAAACTACCAAAGAAACTTCTGCAATACCCGTTATTATGCTATCGGCATATCCAAGAGTACTTGACTCACTGGGCAACTACGGGTCTGATGCTTTTATTGCCAAACCATTTGACATAGCTGAAGTATTGAAAACAGTGAAAGAGTGCATTGAAGCTAGTATGGCACACGCATAA
- a CDS encoding SDR family NAD(P)-dependent oxidoreductase, which produces MTFDFKDKDILITGGSGGIGSVTARLFAEAGANVIITYNNNLDAAKQVISSLKPGNHSIYQLDIAIPEVVQEFFSLYSEKYKKLDVLVNNAAIFTEHKILETSYENWQKSWDDTLRANLAGPANMCYFASRLMINQNGGKIINISSRGAFRGEPDHPAYGASKAGLNAMSQSLAIALAPHNISVHVIAPGFVETDMAAGVLNSPAGEQIRKQSPFGRVARPEEVARLIAVYASEGLEFTSAGIVDINGASYLRG; this is translated from the coding sequence ATGACTTTTGATTTTAAAGATAAGGATATACTGATCACCGGGGGCTCTGGTGGTATAGGAAGCGTTACCGCACGGTTATTTGCAGAGGCCGGCGCCAATGTCATAATTACCTATAACAATAATTTGGATGCGGCTAAACAGGTAATTTCTTCGCTTAAACCAGGTAATCACAGCATATACCAGCTGGATATAGCCATTCCGGAAGTTGTTCAGGAATTTTTTAGTTTATATTCAGAAAAATATAAAAAGCTGGATGTATTGGTTAACAATGCTGCAATATTTACAGAACATAAAATCCTTGAAACCAGTTACGAAAACTGGCAGAAAAGCTGGGACGATACACTTAGGGCTAACCTGGCCGGGCCCGCTAACATGTGCTATTTTGCGTCGCGTTTAATGATCAACCAAAACGGCGGAAAAATTATCAATATTTCGTCAAGGGGAGCATTTAGAGGTGAGCCTGATCATCCTGCTTATGGCGCAAGTAAAGCCGGATTGAACGCCATGAGCCAATCGCTGGCCATTGCTTTGGCTCCGCATAACATCAGTGTGCATGTTATTGCTCCGGGGTTTGTAGAAACTGATATGGCGGCGGGTGTGTTAAATAGCCCCGCGGGCGAGCAGATCAGGAAGCAAAGCCCTTTTGGCAGGGTTGCCAGGCCGGAAGAGGTGGCCCGGTTGATTGCAGTATATGCCAGTGAAGGGCTTGAATTTACAAGTGCAGGTATTGTTGATATTAACGGCGCATCGTATTTGCGGGGCTAA
- a CDS encoding response regulator produces the protein MSKRILIVEDDYDILCILTDLLNEEGYEVAGLNHTPSITESVWQHKPDLVMLDFLLPGVNGGELCRELKNNATTQPLPVIILSGYPRFIESLGDYGCDGFIAKPFNIDAVMHMVERCLSKRPVLA, from the coding sequence ATGTCGAAGAGAATCCTTATCGTTGAAGATGACTATGATATACTTTGCATCTTAACAGACCTGCTGAATGAAGAGGGCTATGAAGTAGCCGGATTAAATCACACCCCGTCCATTACAGAAAGTGTATGGCAGCACAAACCCGACCTGGTGATGCTGGATTTTTTACTCCCCGGGGTAAACGGCGGAGAATTATGCCGCGAATTAAAAAACAATGCAACAACGCAGCCATTGCCGGTTATCATACTTTCCGGTTATCCACGGTTTATAGAATCGCTGGGCGACTATGGATGTGACGGCTTTATTGCAAAACCATTTAATATAGATGCCGTGATGCACATGGTTGAACGCTGTTTATCAAAGCGACCTGTGCTTGCTTAA
- a CDS encoding LLM class flavin-dependent oxidoreductase, whose product MELGISTFGEVTPDNKPGGAVNAHKRVQELLEEVKLADEVGLDVFAFGEHHRSDFVISAPEILMAGAAAITKNIRLSSSVTVLSSADPLRTFQNFATVDLISGGRAEMIAGRGSFIESFPLFGFDLDDYDALFTEKLELFLEINKHEMLNWKGKFRSPVVNQGVYPRPLQQSLPVWIGVGGTPASAKRAGSLNLPMIIAILGSAPKHFVPFVELYRESAAKAGHDVAKLQLAISSQFYVAENSGRAADEFYPSYEALMNRVGRDRGWDPMNRQNFEWLRKDGPLIVGDVSQAVDKILMQHELFKNTRFVAQLVTGHTRHADVLKAIELYGTKIAPAVRKALA is encoded by the coding sequence ATGGAATTAGGCATCAGTACATTCGGCGAAGTAACGCCTGACAATAAACCAGGCGGAGCAGTAAATGCACACAAACGCGTTCAGGAATTACTTGAGGAGGTTAAACTGGCTGATGAGGTTGGGCTTGACGTTTTTGCATTCGGCGAACACCACAGGTCTGACTTCGTAATATCCGCTCCTGAAATACTGATGGCAGGCGCTGCTGCTATCACCAAAAACATCCGGTTATCCAGTTCGGTAACCGTTTTAAGTTCTGCCGATCCGTTAAGAACCTTTCAAAACTTTGCTACCGTTGACCTAATTTCAGGCGGCCGGGCTGAAATGATTGCCGGGCGTGGATCGTTTATTGAATCATTCCCGCTATTTGGTTTTGACCTTGACGATTACGATGCGCTTTTTACAGAAAAGCTGGAGCTATTTTTAGAGATCAATAAGCATGAAATGCTGAATTGGAAGGGCAAGTTCCGTTCCCCTGTTGTTAACCAGGGCGTATATCCGCGGCCATTGCAGCAGTCGCTTCCTGTTTGGATAGGCGTGGGCGGCACACCCGCATCTGCCAAACGCGCCGGCAGTTTAAATTTACCAATGATCATCGCTATACTGGGCAGTGCACCAAAACACTTTGTTCCTTTTGTAGAATTGTACAGGGAATCGGCAGCTAAGGCGGGGCACGATGTTGCTAAACTGCAACTGGCAATTTCATCACAGTTTTATGTAGCTGAAAATTCAGGCCGCGCAGCCGATGAGTTTTATCCTTCGTATGAAGCGCTAATGAACCGCGTGGGCAGGGATCGCGGGTGGGACCCGATGAACCGGCAAAATTTTGAATGGTTAAGAAAAGACGGACCATTAATTGTAGGTGACGTGTCGCAGGCTGTTGATAAGATTCTGATGCAGCATGAACTTTTTAAAAACACGAGGTTTGTGGCGCAACTGGTTACCGGGCACACCCGGCATGCAGATGTATTAAAGGCTATAGAACTATATGGTACTAAAATAGCGCCCGCGGTAAGAAAAGCATTGGCTTAA
- a CDS encoding DinB family protein — translation MNQQKIFVQMALHSWNTQLARAEKIFSSFSEAAFYLPVAPGKNRVIYLYGHLAAYHDALKETLGIGKRTEPEFAAIFLQNPDDSDAVMPSITELKKYWELVHSELNELFANTSEDDWFKRHNAMTDEDFEKDPSRNRLSVLLNRANHIAYHIGQVILVNPGNS, via the coding sequence ATGAATCAGCAAAAAATATTTGTACAAATGGCGCTGCACAGCTGGAATACTCAGCTTGCACGTGCCGAAAAAATATTCAGCAGCTTTAGCGAAGCCGCATTTTATTTGCCTGTAGCGCCCGGTAAAAACCGGGTCATTTACTTATACGGACATCTTGCCGCATATCACGATGCGCTCAAGGAAACACTGGGAATAGGTAAACGCACAGAGCCTGAATTTGCTGCTATATTTCTGCAAAATCCGGATGACAGCGATGCTGTGATGCCATCAATAACTGAATTGAAGAAATACTGGGAGCTTGTCCACAGCGAATTAAATGAACTGTTTGCCAATACGTCCGAAGATGACTGGTTTAAACGGCATAATGCAATGACCGACGAAGATTTTGAAAAAGATCCATCACGAAACCGTTTGAGCGTGCTGCTGAACAGGGCCAACCACATTGCTTATCACATTGGGCAGGTAATTTTGGTTAACCCCGGAAATAGTTAA